From a region of the Mercurialis annua linkage group LG1-X, ddMerAnnu1.2, whole genome shotgun sequence genome:
- the LOC126665571 gene encoding pollen-specific leucine-rich repeat extensin-like protein 1, whose protein sequence is MGDKKVTIMVIKVDLDCEKCRRKIKKTLCKIPQIQSQIYDEKANTVTVTVVCCSPEKIKQKICCKGGESVKGIEIKVPEKPKPSPPPPEKPKEAPKPKEPEKPKEPVKLKEPEKPKPPPEKPKVTFVDPPKPKAPEPAPKAPEPAPKPAAPAPKAPEPAPKQPEPAPKPAPQPVPSHPPPVMVGCMDFYGGHGGGPGPCWEGYGRPAPPCYGTPAPCYGRPVYDSWGGGGSYSYGGCRRGCYVGRCDCFSDENPSACSVM, encoded by the exons ATGGGAGATAAG AAAGTTACTATAATGGTGATCAAAGTGGATCTTGATTGCGAGAAATGCCGCAGGAAAATCAAGAAAACACTCTGTAAAATTCCTC AAATCCAGTCCCAAATTTATGATGAAAAGGCCAACACAGTGACAGTCACTGTAGTGTGCTGCAGCCCGGAGAAGATCAAGCAGAAGATATGTTGTAAAGGTGGTGAATCAGTTAAGGGTATTGAGATCAAAGTGCCGGAAAAACCTAAACCGTCACCGCCGCCGCCGGAGAAGCCGAAAGAAGCGCCTAAACCTAAAGAACCAGAGAAACCTAAAGAACCTGTAAAGCTAAAGGAGCCTGAGAAACCTAAACCTCCACCAGAAAAGCCTAAAGTGACATTTGTTGACCCACCAAAACCTAAAGCTCCTGAACCGGCACCAAAAGCTCCTGAACCGGCTCCTAAGCCAGCTGCTCCAGCTCCCAAGGCACCAGAACCGGCTCCTAAGCAACCTGAACCTGCACCTAAGCCGGCGCCACAGCCGGTCCCATCTCACCCTCCTCCGGTAATGGTAGGTTGCATGGACTTTTATGGAGGACATGGTGGTGGCCCTGGCCCATGTTGGGAAGGGTATGGAAGGCCAGCCCCCCCGTGTTATGGAACCCCGGCACCATGTTATGGAAGGCCAGTGTACGATAGCTGGGGCGGCGGCGGCAGCTATAGCTACGGCGGTTGCCGGAGAGGATGCTATGTGGGGAGATGTGATTGTTTTAGCGACGAAAATCCTTCAGCATGTAGTGTCATGTGA
- the LOC126665186 gene encoding uncharacterized protein LOC126665186: MELNAKHWQFLWNLHIPPKLQIFIWRALSKDLPSGIALEEKTGQSFPCIHCGTAESIEHILFYCPMLVQMDSSKYSCTLFCFLLWHIWKARNEAIFKQSMLIPAIVSNWAVQASLEFAYCYKLLNVEEPILAKSSAIHNQWKPPPEGTLKINYDAASSAKGKFGTIGLIVSDYMGRIIARHTALVRHI; the protein is encoded by the exons ATGGAACTAAATGCTAAACATTGGCAATTCTTATGGAATTTACATATCCCTCCTAAATTACAGATTTTCATATGGAGAGCTTTATCAAAAGACTTACCTTCTGGCATTGCTTTAGAAGAAAAAACAGGCCAATCATTTCCTTGTATTCATTGTGGTACAGCAGAATCCATTGAACATATACTGTTTTATTGTCCTATG CTTGTCCAGATGGACTCATCTAAATATAGTTGTACTCTATTTTGCTTCCTACTTTGGCATATATGGAAGGCTCGAAATGAGGCAATTTTTAAGCAGAGTATGCTCATACCAGCTATCGTCTCTAATTGGGCTGTGCAAGCTAGCTTAGAATTTGCATATTGCTATAAATTGCTGAATGTAGAAGAGCCTATTCTTGCTAAGTCCTCTGCTATTCATAATCAATGGAAGCCTCCTCCAGAAGGTACATTGAAAATTAACTATGATGCTGCATCTTCTGCTAAAGGCAAATTTGGTACTATAGGACTTATTGTTTCGGATTACATGGGAAGAATTATAGCTCGACATACTGCACTTGTACGACATATATAG
- the LOC126664725 gene encoding protein PYRICULARIA ORYZAE RESISTANCE 21-like isoform X1: MADKKVTVMVIKVDLDCVKCRKKIKKVLSKIPEIQNQIYDEKANTVTISIVSCCPEKIKKKICCKGGESVKSIEIKVAEKPKPQDQKPKDPTPDKPKDAKPEKPKDEKPDKSKDSKPDEKPKDIKPDKAKPPANPEPVPVPAYPPPVGTSYGNCYEGYGGPCYGTPAPYYEPYGRPVYDSWGGGSYIYVGCCKGCYVGRCNCPCEDNSSSCRVM; the protein is encoded by the exons ATGGCAGACAAG AAAGTTACAGTAATGGTGATTAAAGTTGATCTCGACTGTGTAAAATGCCgcaagaaaatcaagaaagtTCTGAGTAAAATCCCTG AAATCCAAAATCAGATATATGATGAGAAGGCGAACACGGTGACAATCAGCATCGTTTCCTGCTGCCCGGAAAAGATCAAGAAAAAGATATGTTGTAAAGGTGGTGAATCTGTTAAAAGTATTGAAATTAAGGTAGCAGAGAAGCCTAAACCGCAGGATCAGAAGCCGAAAGATCCAACACCTGACAAGCCTAAAGATGCGAAACCTGAGAAGCCGAAAGATGAAAAACCTGACAAGTCTAAAGACTCAAAACCTGATGAGAAGCCTAAAGACATAAAACCTGACAAGGCAAAACCGCCTGCCAATCCTGAACCAGTTCCAGTCCCGGCCTACCCGCCTCCAGTAGGGACGAGTTACGGAAACTGTTATGAAGGATATGGTGGCCCATGTTATGGAACGCCAGCACCATATTACGAGCCTTATGGAAGGCCGGTGTATGATAGCTGGGGCGGCGGCAGCTATATCTATGTCGGGTGCTGCAAAGGATGCTATGTGGGGAGATGTAATTGTCCTTGTGAAGACAATTCTTCATCATGCAGAGTCATGTAA
- the LOC126664725 gene encoding protein PYRICULARIA ORYZAE RESISTANCE 21-like isoform X2 gives MVIKVDLDCVKCRKKIKKVLSKIPEIQNQIYDEKANTVTISIVSCCPEKIKKKICCKGGESVKSIEIKVAEKPKPQDQKPKDPTPDKPKDAKPEKPKDEKPDKSKDSKPDEKPKDIKPDKAKPPANPEPVPVPAYPPPVGTSYGNCYEGYGGPCYGTPAPYYEPYGRPVYDSWGGGSYIYVGCCKGCYVGRCNCPCEDNSSSCRVM, from the exons ATGGTGATTAAAGTTGATCTCGACTGTGTAAAATGCCgcaagaaaatcaagaaagtTCTGAGTAAAATCCCTG AAATCCAAAATCAGATATATGATGAGAAGGCGAACACGGTGACAATCAGCATCGTTTCCTGCTGCCCGGAAAAGATCAAGAAAAAGATATGTTGTAAAGGTGGTGAATCTGTTAAAAGTATTGAAATTAAGGTAGCAGAGAAGCCTAAACCGCAGGATCAGAAGCCGAAAGATCCAACACCTGACAAGCCTAAAGATGCGAAACCTGAGAAGCCGAAAGATGAAAAACCTGACAAGTCTAAAGACTCAAAACCTGATGAGAAGCCTAAAGACATAAAACCTGACAAGGCAAAACCGCCTGCCAATCCTGAACCAGTTCCAGTCCCGGCCTACCCGCCTCCAGTAGGGACGAGTTACGGAAACTGTTATGAAGGATATGGTGGCCCATGTTATGGAACGCCAGCACCATATTACGAGCCTTATGGAAGGCCGGTGTATGATAGCTGGGGCGGCGGCAGCTATATCTATGTCGGGTGCTGCAAAGGATGCTATGTGGGGAGATGTAATTGTCCTTGTGAAGACAATTCTTCATCATGCAGAGTCATGTAA
- the LOC126665207 gene encoding uncharacterized protein LOC126665207, with the protein MKSKIRDTRKFCKFHDEHGHETGVCRDLKIEIERMIDADELRKFIAHNTKDGDKGEKRSRNDRGKEKEEERSSKILGMIHMINGGGHNSSTIRRKQRREVMNIRETHMSPVIFDVEDYEHVKASRNDVLVVTTIIENWNMERILIDKGSVLNLMTNAACKMLGGTATKLRRVPIPLSGLGGPSINPFGVVTLEIRNQQKVTSIRALAMKVPTEKGVVTVRGDQKIAKKCYDESIVDLQGSKHEKEGE; encoded by the exons ATGAAATCCAAAATTAGAGATACCAGGAAGTTCTGCAAATTCCACGACGAGCATGGGCACGAAACGGGCGTATGTAGAGATCTGAAAATCGAAATAGAGAGGATGATAGACGCTGACGAACTGAGAAAGTTCATAGCCCATAACACAAAAGACGGTGACAAGGGAGAAAAGAGAAGCAGGAATGACAGGGGcaaagaaaaggaagaagagAGATCGTCCAAGATTCTAGGGATGATACACATGATTAACGGAGGAGGGCATAATAGCTCAACCATTCGAAGAAAGCAAAGGAGAGAAGTAATGAACATCAGGGAAACCCATATGTCACCGGTGATTTTTGATGTCGAAGACTATGAACATGTGAAAGCGTCTCGCAATGACGTGTTGGTAGTAACTACCATCATTGAAAACTGGAATATGGAGCGAATCCTCATAGACAAAGGAAGTGTTTTAAACCTTATGACAAATGCCGCATGCAAAATGTTGGGGGGAACCGCGACAAAACTgcgccgagtcccaattccaTTATCAGGACTCGGAGGACCCTCTATCAACCCATTTGGCGTTGTAACCCTAGAGATAAGGAATCAACAAAAAG TCACCAGTATAAGAGCACTAGCTATGAAGGTGCCAACTGAGAAGGGTGTAGTAACAGTTAGAGGAGATCAAAAAATCGCCAAAAAATGCTATGACGAGTCTATCGTCGATCTTCAAGGAAGCAAGCATGAAAAGGAAGGAGAGTAG